In Labilibaculum sp. DW002, a single window of DNA contains:
- a CDS encoding DUF6051 family protein: MSYIDRCQNLKLAFDSGASDIDNMEFLEYQFHSLAHDILPGKTNYYCESHKLDLIENMLSDNEIGEIQNDVHIEDVIVEENQNFTYKILKPKGNDSVKKVTFILHGFNEKTWDKYLPWGQAICEKTQCAVVFFPIAFHMQRAPKHWSDKKAMFELSKKRKDQFPNIIGSSLSNVAISMRLHSKPQRFIWSGLQSYYDIIQFIEECKSGKHELIDKDFSFDIFAYSIGGFLAEILKLTNYRNYFNETKLCLFCSGAVFNRLSPVSKFILDSEVNVALYSYLVEHFNSFLKKDNLLHHYIEEDHLEGKVLHTMLEYKNRRHFREALFKKVENQIYAIALKGDSVFPTYEIENTLKGASRDINIKVEELDFPYSYSHENPFPMNKQESQNVEESLNIVFNKVCDFFKQ; this comes from the coding sequence GTAAAACCAATTATTATTGTGAAAGTCATAAATTGGATCTTATTGAGAACATGCTATCGGATAATGAAATAGGTGAAATACAAAATGATGTTCATATTGAGGATGTTATTGTTGAAGAAAACCAGAATTTCACCTATAAGATACTAAAGCCGAAGGGGAATGATAGTGTGAAAAAAGTTACGTTTATACTTCATGGCTTTAATGAAAAGACATGGGATAAATATTTGCCTTGGGGACAAGCCATTTGTGAGAAAACACAATGTGCAGTTGTCTTTTTTCCCATTGCATTTCATATGCAACGTGCACCAAAGCATTGGAGTGATAAAAAGGCAATGTTTGAATTAAGTAAAAAGCGCAAAGATCAATTTCCAAATATCATAGGTTCATCCTTATCGAACGTAGCTATTAGCATGCGTCTCCATTCTAAGCCACAAAGATTTATTTGGTCGGGTTTGCAATCCTATTACGATATTATTCAATTTATTGAGGAGTGTAAAAGTGGTAAGCATGAGTTAATTGATAAGGATTTTAGCTTTGATATTTTTGCTTATTCTATTGGCGGTTTTTTAGCTGAAATTTTAAAGTTAACGAACTACAGAAATTATTTTAATGAAACCAAATTGTGTTTGTTTTGCAGTGGTGCAGTTTTTAATCGTTTATCTCCTGTTTCTAAATTTATTTTAGATAGTGAGGTTAACGTTGCTTTGTACTCTTATTTGGTTGAACATTTTAATAGCTTTTTAAAGAAAGATAATCTTTTGCATCATTACATTGAAGAGGATCATTTGGAAGGAAAAGTATTGCATACCATGTTAGAGTACAAAAATAGGAGGCATTTTAGAGAGGCTTTATTTAAAAAAGTAGAAAATCAGATTTACGCCATTGCATTAAAAGGAGATTCTGTTTTTCCGACTTATGAAATTGAAAATACCTTAAAAGGAGCTTCCAGAGATATTAATATTAAGGTTGAAGAGCTTGACTTTCCCTATTCGTATTCACATGAAAATCCATTCCCAATGAATAAGCAGGAGTCGCAAAATGTTGAGGAAAGCTTAAATATTGTTTTTAATAAAGTTTGTGATTTTTTTAAGCAATAG